One genomic segment of Phalacrocorax aristotelis unplaced genomic scaffold, bGulAri2.1 scaffold_85, whole genome shotgun sequence includes these proteins:
- the LOC142051043 gene encoding protein maestro-like, with amino-acid sequence MMEKKFLESVLGVLVERSQHGISAVRQMAARGLGNAVRRAPEEVRRHKEAILEALQRGLRDTTCPEVAAESMLALAEVVRKLKAEGLGSAFKDVARSTKMFFEAEPEVLRSSAFSLYAALASSASGKRSFFAREVAETWVSLLLHLRDPDPEVSNVCRTALYLCAPFLGPERVQETIITSIGLSAAELQYEVCHCLVRDAPAVLERLRSIARSRHLENGQALHSATIAVLGDILEKARGLSGSCRQQE; translated from the exons ATGATGGAGAAGAAGTTCCTGGAGAGTGTCCTAGGCGTCTTGGTGGAGAGATCACAGCACGGAATCAGCGCTGTGCGGCAGATGGCAGCGAGAGGCCTGGGCAATGCAGTCAGGAGAGCACCCGAGGAG GTGCGAAGGCACAAGGAGGCCATTCTGGAGGCGCTGCAGAGGGGCCTGAGGGACACCACCTGTCCCGAGGTGGCTGCTGAGAGCATGCTGGCGCTGGCTGAGGTGGTGAGGAAGCTGAAGGCAGAGGGCTTGGGGTCTGCCTTCAAAGACGTCGCCAGGTCCACCAAGATGTTCTTTGAGGCT GAGCCAGAGGTCCTTCGCTCCTCGGCCTTCAGCCTCTACGCCGCCCTGGCCTCCTCCGCCTCAGGGAAGAGATCATTCTTCGCCAGGGAAGTGGCGGAAACCTGGGTCAGCCTTCTCTTGCACCTCCGGGATCCTGACCCTGAAGTCTCCAAT GTGTGCAGGACCGCTCTCTATCTCTGCGCTCCATTTTTGGGGCCAGAGCGGGTGCAGGAGACCATCATCACCTCCATCGGTCTGAGCGCAGCCGAGCTGCAGTACGAGGTTTGCCATTGCCTG GTCAGAGATgcccctgctgtgctggagaggcTCCGCAGCATCGCCAGGAGCCGCCACCTCGAGAACGGGCAGGCGCTGCACTCTGCCACCATTGCAGTCCTAG GAGACATCCTGGAAAAAGCAAGAGGCCTTAGCGGCTCTTGCCGGCAGCAGGAGTGA